A window of Drosophila willistoni isolate 14030-0811.24 unplaced genomic scaffold, UCI_dwil_1.1 Seg738, whole genome shotgun sequence contains these coding sequences:
- the LOC124461915 gene encoding PRA1 family protein 3-like has translation MSGSGSTVGDAAAALSGNLQLPPLRSLDDFILGSARFQLPNLKDFDKWGNRVVKNLLYYQTNYFLLFLTIYALMIFFNPTKIVSGLIVQALIIAVIWQFFSVKTKKNFIASRLGGGNAQAAEQIAQQKWYILAGALIGGYLFLHLISAVLLTIFTLLLPISVTFIHASLRLRNLKNKVVNTFDGTLISASTPMGALLDAVNVRAEGLGN, from the coding sequence ATGTCAGGATCAGGATCAACGGTGGGTGACGCTGCGGCGGCATTGTCTGGAAATTTGCAACTGCCGCCACTACGCAGTTTGGATGACTTCATTCTGGGTTCGGCTCGCTTTCAATTGCCCAATCTCAAGGATTTCGATAAGTGGGGCAATCGTGTGGTAAAGAATTTACTTTACTACCAAACCAATTATTTCCTACTCTTCCTTACAATCTATGCCCTGATGATTTTCTTCAATCCCACGAAAATTGTGAGTGGTCTCATTGTTCAAGCTCTGATCATTGCCGTAATTTGGCAATTTTTCAGTgtgaaaacaaagaaaaattttattgccagTCGTCTGGGTGGTGGCAATGCTCAGGCAGCCGAACAGATTGCCCAACAGAAATGGTATATTCTAGCCGGTGCCCTTATCGGTGGCTATctatttttgcatttgatcAGCGCTGTTCTATTGACTATTTTCACACTCTTGCTACCAATATCGGTGACATTCATCCACGCCTCGTTGAGATTAAGGAACTTGAAGAACAAAGTTGTCAACACATTCGATGGCACTCTGATTAGTGCCTCCACACCGATGGGTGCTCTCTTGGATGCTGTCAATGTTCGTGCCGAGGGATTGGGAAATTAA